In the genome of Syntrophorhabdaceae bacterium, the window AAAGGGGAGTAGAGGGGGAAAGGCTCGGTTTTGTGGGGACCATCACCGATATTACCGAGCGCAAGAGAATAGAAGAAGAACTTCTGAAAGCATACGATGAATTGGAAGAACGGGTCGTGGAGCGGACCGCTCAATTGGTTGAATCCCAGGAACGTTTGCACAATCTCACCAATCATTTACAACAAATCAGAGAACAGGAAAGGGCGTTTCTCTCCCGCGAGCTTCATGATGAATTAGGGCAGGTCTTGACGGGGATGAAAATGGATGTGCGCTGGATAGAAAGACGGCTGCCGAAGGAGAGTCCATTAATTGCGGAAAGGCTCAGCTCACTGGTCATGCTTATCGATAGCGCCATTCTTTCCGTACAGAGACTCTCCATGTCATTGAGGCCGCCCGCCCTGGGCGATTTCGGTCTCAATGAAGCGATAAAAATGGTATTAGCCGATTTCGAGAAGAGGACAAACATCATCTGCGAGTTTGTTCCCGCGCGGCGCCTCACGGCCCTCGATACGTCCGTATCTACGGAGGTCTTTCGTATTCTCCAGGAAGCCCTTACCAATGTTGCCCGCCACGCAGAGGCACAGCGGGTTGCGGTAATTCTCCGGAACACAGGGGGCAGACTTCTTATGGAGCTCACGGATGACGGCAGAGGCATCACGGAAAAGGAGATCGCAGATCCCATGTCCATTGGACTGATAGGCATGCGCGAACGGGTATATGCCCTGAAGGGAACCCTCGAAGTGAGCGGTGTAAAGGGAAAAGGAACGACCGTTACGGTGCTCATTCCGCTTCATGAAGATAATAAAAAGAAGAACACTACCGGGAAGCGCCGCCCGGGAAAGCGCGCCAAGGAGGTATGAGCGATGCTTCGCGTTGTTATTGCCGATGACCACCCTATCATACTTAAAGGCCTCAAAGAGATCATCACCGAGCACTTTGACGATGTAACCGTCGATATAACCCTGAGAGGATATGAGTTGTTGACCAAGATCAGGAACAATGTGTACGACCTCGTCATTCTCGATATTTCACTTCCCGACATAAACGGTCTGGAAGTCCTTAAGGAAATAAGAAAAACGAAACGAAAACTTCCCGTCCTTGTTCTGAGCATGTATCCTGAGGAAGATTACGCCAACCGCGCATTAAATGGCGGCGCCCACGGCTACCTTACAAAAATAAGCGCGCCCGATGAACTGTTGGTGGCGGTGCGAAAGATTTTGGCGGGGAAAAAATATATCAGCCCCGCCTTTGCCGAAAAGCGTATGTTCGATTTCGAGTCGGACACGGAAACGCCTCCCCATGAAAACCTCTCGAATCGCGAACTCCAGGTGCTGCGCATGATCGGCAAAGGAAAGGCAGTGAAGGAGATAGCCGAAGAGCTCCATCTGAGCATAAATACGGTACGAACCTATCGGATTCGCATGCTGGAGAAAATCGGAGTCAAGGGAACCGGTGAGCTGATTCATTACGCCATAACACACGGTCTGACGGAACCATAAGAATTCTTTGAAAATCAATGGGAATTAGCTTCAGGATAGGGCGAAATAGTTCTCCTCCCTATCCCCGTGTGGGTGAAGCCGCTGCACCTCTTTAAGAAAAAACGGTGAAAAAAATTGTCCCTATCGCGACAGGCATGAAAAATTGCGTGTCTAACGCGGGCTCTGCAGCCGTATTCGCCATTGTGCTCACATCCGCATCACCCCGACATGATAGATTGAATCCCTTTCTTAACCAAATACCTATTTCTCTTCCCTTCCGGAAATAAATCGCCGGACTTATGATAAGGCACTACAAAATTATTGTTGGTTCCGCGACAGACGCATGAGGATAACCGCTGTACTATAGATACAGAGTTAATACCCATACACACAACTCAATACTGGAAGTTCCTGACATTTCCATTCGTCCTGTATCAATTCTTTTGTTCAGGTTCAATGGGTCACGGGACCCCGCCTTTTGTCCCACAGAGGGAGGCACAGGATGACGACTCCAAAATGAAACTTATGTTTGTTACGGCAGCCGCTGTTCTGGCGGCCCTCCCTGTAATGGTAAGCATGCAGGTTGTCATTGATGCCATCCTCCGGGGGCCCTCGGCAACTGCAAATAGCCTCAACCTGCATGAGGCGCCCGTACCTTCCGCTCTGGAGGTTTTGGTAATTCCCGGCCTCCATCTTGTCTTCAGACCGAGAAGACGGTCATAACAAGTCCGGGCGCCGGAGGCGTGCGATCTTCGCGCGGGAAGAGCCCGGCAGGGTGAAAGGACCTCGAGAACTTCTATTCAACGCAGCAAAATAAATATGGGAGTTCTTTTTGAATTCCTCGTGGAAGAGGAGCACGAGATAAGGGTCCGGAAGAGATTTTTTACGTGATGAAGTGCGATCGATTAGCGGTCTGAGGTTTTGGTAGTAAACAGACAAAGGAGAAAGACAGATGAAAAAGACGTGTCTATTTTCAGTGGTTATTTTGGTATTTTCTTTATTTTTCGCAAGTTCAGGTGTCGTGCGGGCTCAGGGGTCCGACGAAGGTCCGTGGCCGGTATACGCAGTCACGTATGGTAACGGCATTGTGCTGACTTCGCCCGACAGCGAAACCTGGACTATAAGAAGTTCGGGGACTCACGTGCCTCTTGCCGCCCTGGCATATGGAAAGGAGACCTTTGTGGCAGTGGGCGCCCGCGGTACGATCGTGACGGGCTCAAGGGACGGTTCAACGTGGACCGTCAGGCAATCGGGCATCACGAGCGACCTCTGGGCTATTAAGTACGCACGGGGAACCTTTGTGGCGGTCGGTGCCGCGGGAATGGTCATTACCTCGTCAGACGGGTACGCATGGACCAAACGAGCGAACCTGACCCCTTACGCCCTCCGGAATGTCACCTATGGCAAGGGCAATTTTGTCACCATCGGCGAGATGGGTACCATCTTCAACTCACCCGACGGCATCAGTTGGGAACAATCTGGGACGCAGTTTACCGACCACCTCTCCGGCATTCTTTATAAGAATAACACCTTTGTCGCCGTTGGAGCCAATGGAAGAATTCTGACATCCTCCGACGACGGGATCACATGGACCCAGCGTTACTCGGGAACGACGGAGTACCTTTCCGCGGTCACCTATGGGAATGAGAAATTTGTCGCGGTAGGCTCATACGGTTCGATCGTGACGTCACCTGATTCAGCGATATGGAGTACTGCAACGTCAGGCTCCCAGAGTTGGCTTGGGGCAGCGGTGTATGCCCGTAAGAGATTCATCGTGGTCGGCATGGACGGCTCGATTTTGACCTCGCCCGACGGGTTGGGTTGGTCTTCCAAGCTCTAAAAAGGGAGAAAAGATCTTAAAGACCTTATCTCCATCGTGAGTGCACGTGCATTCTACCGGCTCGCCGGTAGAATGCACTTCTTGACATGAGAAATGAGAATGGCTGAGGGCACATTTACCAACCGATGAGGGCGCGGAATGGAAAAACGAAAAGCATACGAAGAGAAATTTCAGGCTCAGTTAAAGGAATGGGGCGCTGAGATTGCCTTATTCAATGCCAAGGCCGACAAAACCAAAGCCGAGGCGCGGATCGAGTATTACCAGATGATAGAAGCCTTGCAGGGCAAGGAAGATGAGGCCAGGGCAAAATTGCAGGAGATGATGACAGCCGGCGATGACGCTTGGGAGGTCCTGTTGACAGGGGCAGAGAATATCTGCACTGAAGTCAAAAGTGCGTTCCAAAACGCAAGCTCCAGGTTCAAATGACGGCACCTCTATGCCCGATTGAAACTCGCCGGTCGATCGATGAAGAAGCTCATCAGCCTTCGAGAGAGAAGGAGAATTCAAATCTATTACAGAAAGGAGTAATCGCTATGAAGAAGAGAAGTCTGTGCATCAGTTTTTTGGTCCTTATCATGTTGGTCGCCACTCTTGCTGCCTGCGGGTCGACACCCAAACAGGAAAGCACGGGCGATTATGTCGACGATTCAGTCATTACGACGAAGGTAAAATCAATGCTTGCCGCAGATGAGTTTCTCAAATCATTCCAGATCAGCGTCGAAACCCGGAAGGGCATCGTTTTACTGAGCGGATGGGTTGGATCTCAGGCCGCCGTCAGTAAAGCAGGTCAGATAGCAAAGGGCGTCGGAGGGGTCAAATCAGTAAGGAACGAGCTGATCGTAAAATAGGCGTCATTGACCTTACCGAGGGGGAGCGCGGAGGCCGCGGGCAGACCGGAAGAGAGTACTATGCCGGCTCATGCGACCGACCGGGCTCCGCCCGGTGATGGCCGCACGGACATGACATAGAGCGCATATGTGATCCGCTGCCCAACTGCAAGACCCGGAGGTACATAAGAGTATGCCTATAATCCAAGTAGTGATAATCCTCATCGTGGTCGGTGTTCTTCTCGGGCTCGTCAACCGGTTTATCCCGATGGCGGGTTCTATCAAGTCGATCCTGAATGCAGTAATAGTTATTGCGGTAGTGCTTTGGCTTCTCTCCGTGTTTGGCCTCCTCGGGCCCCTCTTCAATATCCGCGTGGGGCGATGATGTCCCGGGCTTAAGGGGCAAATGATTCGAATGGGGTCGGAATGCCACAAAGCCTTCTGCAAGGGATGACCCGGGGGCTTTCCTGTCCGTATCATAATACCGCGGAACTTCAATGGGTTCAGCCGGTCCTTGTCGAAGATCGCAGATTTCCGTGAGAAAGCGTGACAAGATAATTGATGTTTCCGCGACAGACGCGAGTGGCAGTCTAGGGTACCATGATGTAGGGTTTTTCCCTGAATAGACGAAGGGAGACAAAATAGATGAACGTGCTTCTCGTATACCCCACGTATCCCGATACCTTTTGGAGCTTTAAACACGCATTGAAGTTTATATCGAAAAGGGCGGTCCATCCTCCTCTGGGTCTCCTCACCGTTGCCGCAATGCTTCCGGAGGAATGGCAAAAAAAGCTCGTTGACATGAATACCACCTATTTAACGAACAAGGACCTCCAATGGGCGGACTATGTCTTTATCGGCGCCATGGCTGTCCAAAAGGAATCAGTGCGGGAGGTCGTGGACAGGTGCAAGGCGGCGGGCGTCAAGATCGTGGCGGGAGGACCTCTCTTTACCGCAACCCCCGAAGATTACCCTGACATCGATCACCTGGTGCTCAACGAGGCCGAGGTGACCCTTCCGTTGTTCTTGCGGGATCTCGCCTTGGGTGCACCTTCCCGGCTTTACACATCCAAAATTTTTCCCGATCTCACAAAGACACCAGCCCCTCTCTGGGGGCTCGTGAAGATGAAACGCTACTTCTCCATGAATATTCAGTATTCCAGGGGTTGTCCGTTTAGCTGCGAGTTCTGCGATATTACCACCCTTTACGGAAACAGGACGCGAACCAAAACAACCTCCCAGGTCATTCACGAACTGGAATCGCTTTTTAAGGCGGGATGGAGGGGGAATGTCTTTTTTGTTGACGACAATTTCATAGGCAATAAAGCCAGGATCAAGAACAGCCTCTTGCCCGCCATGATCGAATGGATGAAGAAAAGAAGATACCCGTTCGATCTGTCAACCGAGGCGTCGATCAATCTCGCCGACGATGAGGGCTTGATCAGGCAGATGATACGGGCCGGGTTTGAGGGCGTCTTTGTCGGAATCGAAACAACGGATGTCAAGTCTCTCAAGGAATGCAATAAATTCCAGAACACAAACCGCGATCTCCTGGCGGGTGTGAAACGTATCCAGGAGCTCGGGCTGAATATCCGGGGCGGCTTTATCGTGGGATTTGACAATGATTCTCCTGAAACATTTGAACGGCAGATCCGATTCATTCAGGAAGGCAAAATTGTGATTGCCATGGTAGGCATGCTCAATGCCCCAAGCGGCAGCCGGCTCTATGAGCGGCTCTCCAGAGAAGGCAGGCTCTTGAATGATATTTCCGGCGACAACACCGACTTTTCCACAAATATTATCCCCACAATGGGTTACGAAAGGCTTGTTGAAGGGTATAAACAAGTGCTCACCGGTATTTATTCGCCGAAGAAATACTACGAGCGCGTAAAGGCGTTTCTCAAAGAATACGGGCCCCTGGAAAAGAGAAGAAGCCATTTCCGTCTCCGGTCTGTCCGATATAATCTCCATTATCTTGACGCGCCTTTCAAGACCCTGGTCGTTCTGGGCATAAAAGACAAGGCGCGGTTCTACTACTGGAAACTCGTGGTATGGTCTTTATTCAGGCGACCGCTGCTCCTCCCCATGGCAGTACAGTACCTGGTATACGGGTTCCACTTCAGGAAAGTCTTTGCGAAGCACTTACTCACATGAAGACGCGTGAGCCGGTTCAAACAAAAAACCCCGGGCACGGACTTCTTTGTAGAAGGGTCAAAAATAGTTCCTGGTTTTGCGACCGACCGGCGAGAACGCGATCGGTCGTAATGAGGTGACCTCCTTCGAGCGGATAGGGCAACTATCATAATAGGCGGGAGAGACGGTCACCTCCTATATCAGGCGCCGGCACGCCTTTTCGCATGAGGAATTAGGGAAAGGGGTGCATGACGAAAAGGTACGCAATCGGAAAGGAATGGTTATGAACGGAGCTCCTATGCTTGTCCATGGAGCCAGGAAGAAGGGAGGTCGAATATGATACCGGTGTATCTTTTTGCAATAGCGGTGATTGTCATTTTTCTGGCAAGCTCGATAAAAGTGCTGAAGGAATATGAAAGAGGAGTCATCTTCCGCCTTGGAAGGGTGCTCGGGACCCCTAAGGGACCGGGACTCATCATTC includes:
- a CDS encoding response regulator transcription factor, with the protein product MLRVVIADDHPIILKGLKEIITEHFDDVTVDITLRGYELLTKIRNNVYDLVILDISLPDINGLEVLKEIRKTKRKLPVLVLSMYPEEDYANRALNGGAHGYLTKISAPDELLVAVRKILAGKKYISPAFAEKRMFDFESDTETPPHENLSNRELQVLRMIGKGKAVKEIAEELHLSINTVRTYRIRMLEKIGVKGTGELIHYAITHGLTEP
- a CDS encoding Thivi_2564 family membrane protein, producing the protein MPIIQVVIILIVVGVLLGLVNRFIPMAGSIKSILNAVIVIAVVLWLLSVFGLLGPLFNIRVGR
- a CDS encoding DUF4070 domain-containing protein; this translates as MNVLLVYPTYPDTFWSFKHALKFISKRAVHPPLGLLTVAAMLPEEWQKKLVDMNTTYLTNKDLQWADYVFIGAMAVQKESVREVVDRCKAAGVKIVAGGPLFTATPEDYPDIDHLVLNEAEVTLPLFLRDLALGAPSRLYTSKIFPDLTKTPAPLWGLVKMKRYFSMNIQYSRGCPFSCEFCDITTLYGNRTRTKTTSQVIHELESLFKAGWRGNVFFVDDNFIGNKARIKNSLLPAMIEWMKKRRYPFDLSTEASINLADDEGLIRQMIRAGFEGVFVGIETTDVKSLKECNKFQNTNRDLLAGVKRIQELGLNIRGGFIVGFDNDSPETFERQIRFIQEGKIVIAMVGMLNAPSGSRLYERLSREGRLLNDISGDNTDFSTNIIPTMGYERLVEGYKQVLTGIYSPKKYYERVKAFLKEYGPLEKRRSHFRLRSVRYNLHYLDAPFKTLVVLGIKDKARFYYWKLVVWSLFRRPLLLPMAVQYLVYGFHFRKVFAKHLLT
- a CDS encoding SPFH domain-containing protein, whose amino-acid sequence is MIPVYLFAIAVIVIFLASSIKVLKEYERGVIFRLGRVLGTPKGPGLIILIPLIDRMVKVSLRTVVLDIPPQDVITRDNVTIK
- a CDS encoding BON domain-containing protein, whose amino-acid sequence is MKKRSLCISFLVLIMLVATLAACGSTPKQESTGDYVDDSVITTKVKSMLAADEFLKSFQISVETRKGIVLLSGWVGSQAAVSKAGQIAKGVGGVKSVRNELIVK
- a CDS encoding histidine kinase; the encoded protein is SAIETYGEGWAGALCPEDKERVLNQWHQAVLRDLPFESEFCFQQQRNGTIKWVLGKAIAERGVEGERLGFVGTITDITERKRIEEELLKAYDELEERVVERTAQLVESQERLHNLTNHLQQIREQERAFLSRELHDELGQVLTGMKMDVRWIERRLPKESPLIAERLSSLVMLIDSAILSVQRLSMSLRPPALGDFGLNEAIKMVLADFEKRTNIICEFVPARRLTALDTSVSTEVFRILQEALTNVARHAEAQRVAVILRNTGGRLLMELTDDGRGITEKEIADPMSIGLIGMRERVYALKGTLEVSGVKGKGTTVTVLIPLHEDNKKKNTTGKRRPGKRAKEV